One region of Ostrinia nubilalis chromosome 14, ilOstNubi1.1, whole genome shotgun sequence genomic DNA includes:
- the LOC135078233 gene encoding uncharacterized protein LOC135078233, with the protein MCAKMLFSFSIFSVILSWIGVLAEVEVSSPLRVAQCRATCLQKFATPRPSGESSCLQGPDCFMCWENCELLQSNYQVWGAVCDEKDICFPGCKVACEFHSEAARASQTQPVIHTKGEGVMRVSGALARWPPPAPRAASRPAPLVYVVMRRAAEGPWRQIIQTQLLATRVPSNNEGALLRVLVVDPQGLVTIYSPDETWVAHDTNTSNHDEHKWTLKEISLIHQKVLVIGEIAWEPRIARGVYLVTWEVDGGGLKGNLFTDSTRVTLSLWPDTIYHIQVELVSRTPGVDNERSETMTIDTSRAQRVSTESVQDVQVSEGDRLMSVLVSSMRGERMPERAPDSELVLGFLSAMIAFGLAVLAAIVWRRRRRGTFPGTNVYVGSSSVLKRKLVEDFVPTAHCVQPVLAPEAPSNETATRDVVV; encoded by the exons TTCGCGACGCCGCGACCCAGCGGGGAGTCGTCGTGTCTTCAGGGCCCAGACTGTTTTATG TGTTGGGAGAATTGCGAGCTGCTCCAGTCAAACTATCAAGTTTGGGGCGCTGTGTGTGACGAGAAAGATATTTGT TTCCCCGGTTGCAAAGTCGCGTGCGAATTCCACTCGGAGGCAGCACGTGCGTCGCAAACGCAGCCCGTCATCCACACGAAGGGCGAGGGGGTGATGAGGGTGAGCGGGGCCCTCGCAAGATGGCCGCCGCCTGCCCCGCGCGCCGCCTCCCGCCCCGCTCCCCTCGTTTACGTCGTCATGCGACGAGCAGCCGAAGGGCCATGGCGACAAATCATCCAAACGCAACTGCTCGCTACACGAGTCCCTTCCAACAACGAAGGAGCACTCCTCAGAGTCTTAGTGGTAGACCCGCAAGGACTAGTCACCATCTACAGCCCAGACGAAACCTGGGTCGCTCACGACACCAACACCTCTAACCATGACGAACACAAATGGACTTTGAAAGAGATCTCACTCATCCATCAGAAGGTTCTCGTCATCGGGGAAATCGCATGGGAACCGAGAATAGCTAGAGGAGTATATTTAGTGACATGGGAAGTCGACGGTGGTGGACTCAAGGGTAATCTATTCACTGACTCTACAAGAGTGACTCTCTCGTTGTGGCCTGATACCATCTACCATATACAAGTGGAGCTCGTGTCTCGCACACCAGGTGTTGACAATGAGAGGTCTGAGACCATGACCATTGACACGAGTCGAGCTCAACGCGTCTCGACTGAGAGCGTGCAGGATGTCCAAGTCAGCGAGGGGGACCGACTCATGTCGGTCCTCGTCAGCTCTATGCGAGGGGAAAGGATGCCAGAGCGAGCACCTGACTCTGAATTAGTTTTAGGTTTCTTATCAGCCATGATTGCTTTTGGCTTGGCGGTGCTAGCTGCTATTGTGTGGAGGCGGAGACGACGAGGCACCTTCCCAGGGACCAATGTGTATGTGGGATCATCATCAGTGCTCAAGAGGAAGCTGGTGGAGGATTTCGTGCCAACAGCACACTGCGTCCAGCCAGTCCTGGCCCCTGAAGCGCCTTCCAACGAGACGGCGACGCGTGATGTGGTTGTGTGA